The following coding sequences lie in one Paracholeplasma manati genomic window:
- a CDS encoding response regulator, with product MHDTNALIQLIKKVIENKVDPQQFTKLLKDFLNCETLFFYGIRYGKPFLYPDDSVHKTAIDLAIKSGLTQVNGLSIIPIADQSYMLTDTPLAFTEIECILIETAWKAISYRQYIQFLSLVLDHSPDLIAYKDRNQIYRYANKKANDRWPHLDTLIHKHVSEVYPPYEVDRITDMDNYVYEKKAPHTSIIEILSENGYLTVESTRVPVYDEGQIEGILTINKNITDIKRIEKELKRSYDFQDILIQIASVFINVPVEQSNEAISKGLGMVGKHIQADRVYVFDYDFEKGITNNTHEYCNDDIEPMIDFLQNQPIEMIDAFWMEKHKLHDSVYIPDIEAMNHDSELYKVLSMQDIKSLLTIPLYDENHLYGFVGFDAVKDYAKWTDDEQKLLKVLAELIVNLKVKQAQQQLLIQEKQNALKASEAKGEFLANMSHEIRTPLSGISNALYLLKNTELTPEQTDYLDIAKSSIESLSRIVNNILDLSKIEAGKLELEMSSFDLENELYQIIKMQEYVAIEKGLTIEFDYDYSIVDEIITDRTRFRQIVLNLISNAIKYTDQGKVTVRIRKVSDTTQSMSIQFDVIDSGIGIPRKLLSKVTDPFFQIDSSITKKYPGTGLGLPIVKRLLGLFNSQLMIESELGHGSKFSFTMTFSIGVNNPYKRLTGLKDKRLLIIEAKAEHALLAQKFFQTLSDVVDIQSNSIETAERYDFLMIQRNMDDIDRQHVDYYRSIYGTPDSKVVLCSREAVTHAPKELQEKSLDYVLSMPTTRERVHQLLTNSEKQKSVSNPHQTAFFKHKKVLVVDDNKVNRQAMQIILSKSGLEVILASSGLEAIERVQLTRIDIILMDIQMPEMDGYETAKKIRALGSKYQKMPIIAVTANATESANEKALLSGMNRSITKPFKPENLLEMIKTVMDETLQKATEEPLLQNLNREALFKAYDSDASLIYEILKTFTEDYHEQVKKLEDALEMKDYDAIEKSAHYLKGSTNYIFAEKSALSCQEVMRLVRQGSYDMVEAAVKTLIIELKQVYDEMIEHDYYRN from the coding sequence ATGCATGACACTAACGCTTTAATCCAACTCATCAAAAAAGTCATCGAGAACAAAGTAGATCCCCAACAATTTACCAAATTATTGAAGGATTTTTTGAATTGTGAAACACTCTTTTTCTATGGTATACGTTATGGAAAACCATTTTTGTATCCAGATGATTCAGTTCATAAGACTGCCATCGATCTGGCCATAAAATCTGGGTTAACACAGGTGAATGGGCTATCGATCATACCGATTGCAGATCAAAGTTATATGCTAACCGATACACCTTTAGCATTCACTGAAATCGAATGCATATTGATTGAAACCGCTTGGAAAGCCATCAGTTATCGTCAATATATCCAGTTTTTATCGCTGGTTTTGGATCATTCACCAGACTTGATTGCGTATAAAGATCGCAATCAAATCTATCGTTATGCGAATAAAAAAGCCAATGATAGATGGCCTCATTTGGATACGCTGATTCACAAACATGTCAGTGAAGTCTACCCTCCATATGAAGTCGATCGAATCACTGATATGGATAATTATGTCTATGAGAAAAAAGCACCTCACACGTCCATCATTGAAATTTTATCTGAAAATGGGTATCTTACGGTTGAAAGTACGCGGGTACCGGTTTATGATGAGGGACAAATCGAAGGTATTTTAACCATCAATAAAAATATCACGGACATTAAACGGATTGAAAAGGAACTCAAACGCAGTTATGATTTCCAAGATATTTTGATTCAAATTGCGTCGGTATTCATCAATGTGCCTGTCGAACAATCGAATGAAGCGATATCCAAAGGCCTTGGGATGGTCGGAAAACACATCCAAGCAGACCGGGTTTATGTATTTGATTATGATTTCGAAAAAGGCATTACCAATAACACCCATGAGTATTGTAATGATGATATTGAACCGATGATTGACTTCTTACAAAACCAACCCATCGAGATGATTGATGCCTTTTGGATGGAAAAACACAAATTGCATGATAGTGTCTATATTCCTGATATCGAAGCGATGAACCATGATTCTGAACTCTATAAAGTATTGTCGATGCAGGACATCAAATCCCTGTTAACCATTCCGCTTTATGATGAGAATCACCTGTATGGTTTTGTTGGATTTGATGCTGTAAAAGATTATGCCAAATGGACCGATGATGAACAAAAACTATTAAAGGTACTGGCTGAACTCATCGTCAACCTTAAAGTCAAACAAGCTCAACAACAACTCCTCATCCAAGAAAAACAAAACGCTTTGAAAGCCTCAGAAGCGAAGGGCGAATTTTTGGCAAACATGAGTCATGAAATTCGTACCCCACTCTCTGGTATTTCAAACGCATTATACCTATTAAAGAACACTGAACTGACCCCTGAACAAACCGATTATCTTGACATCGCGAAGTCTTCGATTGAAAGTTTATCTCGAATCGTCAATAACATTTTGGACTTGTCGAAGATTGAAGCAGGCAAACTCGAACTCGAAATGAGTTCATTTGACTTAGAAAATGAACTTTATCAAATCATTAAGATGCAAGAATATGTGGCCATTGAAAAGGGCTTAACTATCGAATTTGATTATGATTATAGTATTGTTGATGAAATCATCACCGATCGAACTCGTTTTAGACAAATTGTATTAAACCTCATTTCGAATGCCATCAAATATACCGACCAAGGTAAGGTTACGGTGCGAATTCGAAAAGTATCAGATACAACGCAATCGATGTCTATTCAATTTGATGTCATTGACTCAGGCATCGGTATCCCTAGAAAATTGCTATCCAAAGTTACTGATCCATTTTTTCAGATTGATTCATCCATTACTAAAAAATACCCAGGCACTGGACTTGGGCTACCCATCGTGAAACGGCTCTTAGGCTTATTTAATAGCCAGCTCATGATTGAATCCGAATTGGGACACGGGTCGAAATTCAGCTTCACAATGACCTTTTCGATTGGTGTGAATAACCCCTATAAACGATTGACAGGTCTTAAAGATAAACGCTTATTGATCATCGAAGCCAAAGCCGAACACGCTTTATTGGCTCAAAAGTTCTTTCAAACATTGTCTGACGTGGTCGATATCCAATCGAATTCTATTGAAACAGCAGAGCGATATGATTTTTTGATGATACAGCGCAACATGGATGATATCGATCGTCAGCACGTGGATTACTACCGTAGTATTTATGGGACACCTGATTCTAAAGTCGTCTTGTGTAGCCGTGAAGCGGTCACACACGCACCGAAAGAACTCCAAGAAAAATCGCTGGACTACGTGTTATCCATGCCAACCACACGTGAACGTGTGCATCAGTTACTCACCAACTCAGAAAAACAAAAATCTGTGTCCAATCCACATCAAACAGCGTTTTTCAAGCATAAGAAAGTTTTGGTCGTGGATGACAATAAAGTCAACCGTCAAGCGATGCAAATCATTTTATCCAAATCGGGTTTAGAAGTCATTCTGGCATCATCAGGTCTAGAAGCCATTGAACGCGTTCAATTGACACGCATCGATATCATATTAATGGACATTCAAATGCCAGAAATGGATGGCTATGAAACCGCGAAAAAAATCCGGGCTTTAGGCTCCAAATACCAAAAAATGCCCATCATTGCTGTAACGGCCAACGCAACAGAATCCGCCAACGAGAAAGCATTATTATCGGGGATGAATCGTTCAATCACCAAACCATTCAAACCAGAAAACTTACTAGAGATGATTAAAACAGTGATGGATGAAACACTTCAAAAAGCAACTGAGGAACCTTTATTACAAAATTTAAATAGAGAAGCCTTATTTAAAGCCTATGATAGCGATGCATCTCTCATCTACGAAATCTTGAAAACATTCACTGAAGACTATCATGAACAAGTTAAGAAACTAGAAGATGCACTAGAAATGAAAGATTATGATGCCATTGAAAAGTCAGCCCATTACTTAAAAGGATCGACCAATTATATTTTTGCAGAAAAATCTGCCCTTAGTTGTCAAGAAGTCATGAGATTGGTTCGTCAAGGTTCTTATGATATGGTAGAAGCGGCAGTCAAAACGCTAATAATCGAATTGAAACAAGTGTATGATGAAATGATTGAACACGATTATTATCGCAATTAG
- a CDS encoding response regulator transcription factor: MNGQILLVEDNKTVHKILLEALKKENFQVLSAFDGAQAMFHFEKSNIDLVVLDLILPDIEGKDIIEAIRKTANTPILVISAKNADTDKAEMLTIGADDYLAKPFSMIEFVARIHAAIRRYRMTHHDHKQVKTIGDLEFHLYNYMFYNHGLEIPLTKKEARILELFFNNPNKIITKKMLYEAVWNEPYYDDENVINVHMKRIRNKIEKDSTNPEIITTVWGIGYQFKA, translated from the coding sequence ATGAACGGTCAAATTTTATTGGTTGAAGACAACAAAACGGTTCATAAGATTTTATTAGAAGCATTGAAGAAAGAAAATTTTCAAGTGTTATCTGCTTTTGATGGGGCTCAAGCAATGTTCCATTTTGAAAAATCCAATATCGATTTGGTTGTATTGGATTTGATTTTACCTGACATTGAAGGCAAGGATATCATTGAAGCGATTCGTAAGACCGCCAACACCCCTATTTTAGTCATATCAGCCAAGAACGCCGATACCGATAAAGCAGAAATGCTCACGATTGGTGCCGATGATTATTTAGCAAAACCATTTTCAATGATTGAGTTTGTGGCGAGAATCCATGCAGCCATACGTCGCTATCGCATGACCCACCACGATCATAAACAAGTGAAAACCATTGGTGATTTGGAATTCCACTTATATAACTATATGTTTTATAACCATGGTTTAGAAATCCCACTCACCAAGAAAGAAGCTCGAATCCTGGAATTATTCTTCAATAATCCAAATAAAATTATCACCAAGAAAATGCTGTATGAAGCGGTTTGGAATGAACCATATTATGACGATGAAAATGTCATTAATGTTCATATGAAACGCATTCGAAACAAAATCGAAAAGGATTCAACCAACCCTGAAATCATTACCACAGTATGGGGTATTGGTTATCAATTTAAGGCATAA
- a CDS encoding ABC transporter ATP-binding protein, with amino-acid sequence MKKIIKHLSWFIQAEWKQYTIMFILLVGISIIALAPAKVLGEAIDVIVSSRLTKDRLYFLAGLLLLIPVTRYGMSFVYNYMVTKEAQKLAYQLRQKYLKHLFNMDSKFYEMYEKGDLISRVTSDLDAITQAATSLLEGIIFNVGLILFAILVMGTTISWKLTLISITIMPIGITILNIVRSKKRKYIKIHREIYADMTEKVLESVEGQKTIRAYVQEENDLKRQNEAIHKDIESWRYIVKYENWFTPMFEVIYGIAYILAFSFGTFYIIQQEITLGGLITFVAYIGQLYGPITSISGIFTQINNAHISIDRFEEIMKQSPEVHDESDSLNIIEFNEIQFKNVTFKYPFDKHPVIKNIDINIKKGQTIGIVGPTGAGKSTLIRQLLREFNVSGGSILIDGKSIEAYKIEDIRNLVGYVPQSHILFRRSVDENILIGKPNATSQMLDKAVKLADFEKDLMFLHDGLHTMVGESGVSLSGGQKQRLSIARALIKDPEILILDDSLSAVDAKTEDNIINHLKEFRKGKTNIIVAHRFSAIHDADVILVLESGQITQRGTHHELIRQEGWYKTQFIEQMTMR; translated from the coding sequence ATGAAAAAAATCATTAAACACTTAAGCTGGTTTATCCAAGCTGAATGGAAACAATATACCATCATGTTCATCTTATTGGTGGGCATCTCAATCATCGCTCTAGCACCTGCAAAAGTGCTTGGTGAAGCGATTGACGTCATTGTCTCATCGAGATTAACAAAAGATCGTTTGTATTTTCTAGCGGGCTTATTATTACTCATTCCAGTGACCAGATATGGCATGTCTTTCGTCTATAACTATATGGTGACTAAGGAAGCTCAAAAATTAGCGTACCAACTCCGTCAGAAATACTTGAAACACTTGTTCAATATGGACTCTAAATTCTACGAAATGTATGAAAAAGGGGATTTGATTTCAAGAGTTACCAGTGATTTAGACGCCATCACACAAGCGGCCACTTCTTTATTGGAAGGCATTATTTTTAACGTGGGGTTAATCCTATTCGCAATCCTCGTGATGGGAACAACCATCAGTTGGAAATTGACCCTCATATCCATCACCATTATGCCGATTGGTATCACGATTTTAAACATTGTCAGAAGCAAAAAACGTAAATACATTAAAATCCACCGTGAAATCTATGCAGATATGACTGAAAAAGTACTCGAAAGCGTGGAAGGACAAAAAACCATCCGTGCCTATGTTCAAGAAGAGAATGACTTAAAACGTCAAAATGAAGCCATTCATAAAGATATTGAGTCTTGGCGATATATTGTAAAATACGAAAACTGGTTTACACCCATGTTTGAAGTTATCTATGGTATCGCCTACATTTTAGCGTTCAGTTTTGGGACATTTTACATCATCCAACAAGAAATAACCTTAGGCGGATTGATTACATTTGTCGCCTATATAGGTCAATTGTATGGTCCAATTACATCGATATCGGGCATTTTTACCCAAATTAACAATGCCCACATTTCGATTGATCGCTTTGAAGAAATCATGAAACAAAGTCCTGAAGTGCACGATGAAAGTGACTCCTTAAACATCATTGAATTCAATGAAATTCAATTCAAAAACGTGACGTTCAAATACCCATTTGATAAACATCCAGTCATTAAAAATATCGATATCAATATTAAAAAGGGCCAAACCATTGGTATTGTTGGACCAACTGGTGCTGGGAAGTCGACACTAATCCGCCAATTATTACGTGAATTTAATGTATCTGGCGGTTCGATTTTGATTGATGGTAAATCGATTGAGGCTTATAAAATCGAAGATATTCGTAATCTGGTCGGTTATGTACCTCAATCTCATATCTTATTTAGACGCAGCGTCGATGAAAACATTCTGATTGGTAAGCCAAACGCAACCTCCCAAATGTTGGATAAAGCCGTCAAACTGGCCGATTTCGAAAAAGACTTGATGTTTCTGCATGATGGTTTGCATACGATGGTTGGGGAGTCTGGTGTGAGCTTGTCGGGTGGTCAAAAACAACGCTTGTCGATTGCGAGAGCATTGATCAAAGACCCCGAGATTTTGATCTTGGATGATTCACTCTCCGCAGTGGATGCGAAAACAGAAGATAATATCATCAATCACTTGAAAGAGTTCCGCAAAGGTAAAACCAATATCATTGTCGCCCACCGGTTTTCAGCGATTCACGACGCCGATGTTATTTTGGTGTTAGAATCCGGACAAATCACACAACGTGGTACACACCATGAATTGATTCGACAAGAGGGTTGGTATAAAACCCAATTCATCGAACAAATGACCATGAGGTAA
- a CDS encoding ABC transporter ATP-binding protein — MKTMRKVWRYIAKYKKYLTISISAMIVVQVLGLFAPLIVKSILDDYLTGIERPWYETLDTSGVAYHGKYYAQETPNEDVISIIIYQGKYYAVMDVVEMGTKTVTGSQLTVQNNQGDVFIYDITLLSKTEVIGFYQPFINPIILLLILLIARFFLQILFTYIQRISTMMINVNIVRDARLDAIKSLQKMPMNYFEKEPAGKIANRIINDVGGMMNLFSTIMNLLVNATMAIVFAYIGMFYLDARLALFTFVIFPFVYIWLRYFIKKLNTIAVKVNEQNSMITANLNEIINGISVLQIFNFEEQTSEKFNQLSEDFLKEKLKETKLHLSIGWNMIRLIGQLVTAFVILYFGVSYFNVAGFVVTAGVIYAYNDYLSRLIEPVGTLFREIGNLQHAIVRTERLFVIIDGEQEDGDFHPIDRYQGKIVFDNVWFSYEKNNPVLKGIDLNIEPGQMVGLVGHTGSGKTSLMSLLLRFYDIKPDDMGSIYIDGEDIRTYTKRTYRQHIGIILQDPVLFKGTIADNIRFGEDIADEAIERILREIGGDKLLDKLEDGIHSKVSRQGSNFSVGEKQIISFARAVVHNPSILVMDEATANIDTETEVMIQQALNKVKVGRTTIVIAHRLSTIKNADKIVVLEKGIKVEEGTHTALLEKNGVYANIYRSQIK, encoded by the coding sequence ATGAAAACCATGAGAAAAGTTTGGCGTTATATCGCCAAGTATAAAAAATATTTAACCATCAGCATTTCAGCGATGATTGTGGTTCAGGTGTTGGGGCTATTCGCACCCCTCATCGTAAAATCGATTTTGGATGATTATTTAACTGGCATTGAACGACCTTGGTATGAAACTTTAGATACCAGTGGAGTTGCCTATCATGGGAAATACTATGCCCAAGAGACCCCCAATGAGGATGTCATTTCCATCATCATTTATCAGGGTAAATATTACGCTGTGATGGATGTGGTTGAAATGGGTACGAAGACCGTCACTGGATCACAGTTAACCGTTCAAAACAACCAAGGTGATGTCTTTATTTATGATATTACCTTGTTATCGAAAACCGAGGTTATCGGATTTTATCAGCCATTCATAAATCCGATCATTCTATTGTTAATCTTATTGATTGCACGATTCTTTTTACAAATTCTATTTACTTACATTCAGCGAATATCGACGATGATGATCAACGTCAATATCGTTAGAGATGCCCGTCTTGACGCCATCAAGTCGCTTCAAAAGATGCCGATGAATTATTTTGAAAAAGAACCAGCAGGGAAAATCGCCAACCGCATCATCAACGATGTGGGTGGGATGATGAACTTGTTTTCGACCATCATGAACCTATTGGTCAACGCCACCATGGCGATTGTGTTTGCGTACATCGGGATGTTCTATTTGGATGCGCGTTTGGCCTTATTCACCTTTGTTATTTTCCCATTTGTATACATTTGGTTGAGATACTTCATTAAGAAACTCAATACCATCGCGGTTAAAGTCAATGAACAAAATTCGATGATTACAGCCAATCTAAATGAGATTATCAATGGTATTTCCGTATTACAAATATTCAACTTTGAAGAACAAACGTCGGAAAAATTCAATCAACTCTCTGAAGATTTCCTAAAAGAAAAACTGAAGGAAACCAAACTTCACTTGTCGATTGGTTGGAACATGATTCGATTGATAGGTCAACTTGTGACCGCATTTGTCATTTTGTATTTTGGTGTATCGTATTTCAATGTGGCAGGATTTGTTGTGACCGCAGGGGTCATTTATGCATATAATGACTATTTATCGCGGTTGATTGAACCTGTCGGTACGCTATTTAGAGAAATTGGGAACTTACAACACGCCATTGTTCGAACCGAACGCTTATTTGTCATCATCGATGGTGAACAAGAGGATGGGGATTTTCATCCGATTGATCGTTATCAAGGTAAAATTGTCTTTGATAATGTTTGGTTTTCCTACGAAAAGAATAATCCCGTCCTAAAGGGGATAGATTTAAACATTGAACCAGGTCAAATGGTTGGTTTGGTTGGACACACAGGCTCGGGCAAAACCTCACTGATGAGTTTATTGTTAAGATTCTATGACATCAAACCAGATGATATGGGTAGCATTTACATCGATGGTGAAGACATCAGAACTTATACCAAACGTACCTATCGACAACATATTGGAATCATTTTACAAGATCCAGTCTTATTCAAAGGGACCATTGCTGACAATATACGCTTTGGTGAAGATATTGCTGATGAAGCCATTGAACGTATTTTAAGAGAAATCGGTGGCGACAAGTTATTAGACAAACTGGAAGACGGTATCCATTCTAAAGTATCCAGACAGGGTAGCAACTTTTCGGTTGGCGAAAAACAAATCATTTCGTTTGCGAGAGCGGTTGTTCACAACCCTTCGATCCTTGTGATGGATGAAGCGACTGCGAATATCGACACGGAAACCGAAGTGATGATCCAACAAGCGTTAAATAAAGTTAAAGTGGGGAGAACCACCATTGTCATAGCACACCGATTGTCTACGATTAAAAATGCGGATAAGATTGTTGTCCTTGAAAAGGGTATTAAAGTAGAAGAGGGCACGCATACCGCTTTACTCGAAAAAAATGGGGTTTACGCCAATATTTATCGTTCTCAAATCAAATGA
- a CDS encoding CoA-disulfide reductase produces MSNKIIIIGGVAGGATTAARLRRLDEFADIVLLERGEYISFANCGLPYHVGGVIESRDALVVQTVTDMKNKFNIDVRNFSEAIKIDTNSKVVQIKDLKTGKVYTETYDKVVLSTGSVPVKPRIPGIEEAKTLFTLRNIPDMDQIIAYINSEKPKHATVIGGGFIGIEMMENLHHLGLKVSLVEMAPQVMGMFDYEMAQIIHQNIANQGVELILNDGVKSFDQQGKQITLSSGKVINTDLIIFAIGVRPDNALAKEAGLALSDRGSVKVNEYMLTSNPDIYAIGDVVEVPNRVSNQMMMAALAGPANRQGRIVANHICGIQEAYQGTLATSAAKIFDQTVSSTGLNEKQVKNLGWNFKVLHIHPSNHASYYPGSEPISLKVIFNPETEEIYGAQAIGGDGVDKRIDVLATAIFAKVKITDLKNIDLAYAPPYSSAKDPVNMVGYVAENMIKGLTKVVTWHEIQELAAKGAYILDIRENAEVLINYLSGSVHVPLSELRSRLGELPKTETIYVYCQVGTRGYTAQRILSQHGFNAINLDGGFKSFSCVFDANGSEVCFFPVNELGDPVSKPVVEETPVSNKSVVVVDACGLQCPGPIMKVYQTMEGMQPGEMLEVKASDPGFMKDIQTWATKTGNTLVNIAKENKTITAKLQKGKPVKAEKEDPKNGSTIVVFSEDLDKAIAAFIIATGAKSMGKDVSLFFTFWGLNILRKPKHVRVKKSFIEKMFGFMMPKGTEKLPISKMNMLGMGPKMIRYIMKKKNVDSLQTLMNNAMSMGVKITACAMSMDIMGIKKEELIDGIEIAGVATYLGDTQSSNHNLFI; encoded by the coding sequence ATGTCTAATAAAATTATTATCATTGGTGGTGTCGCCGGCGGCGCTACCACAGCAGCTAGATTGCGTAGACTCGATGAATTTGCCGATATCGTCCTTTTAGAACGTGGCGAGTACATCAGTTTCGCAAACTGTGGTTTACCTTATCATGTTGGGGGTGTCATTGAATCAAGAGATGCCTTGGTCGTTCAAACCGTTACTGACATGAAAAATAAATTCAATATCGATGTGAGAAACTTCAGTGAAGCCATCAAGATCGATACGAATTCAAAAGTTGTACAAATCAAAGATCTTAAAACCGGTAAAGTCTATACAGAAACTTACGATAAAGTGGTTTTATCAACCGGTTCTGTACCAGTTAAACCGAGAATTCCAGGGATTGAAGAAGCCAAAACATTGTTCACGCTTCGTAACATTCCAGATATGGATCAAATCATCGCTTACATAAATAGCGAAAAACCAAAACACGCAACCGTCATTGGTGGTGGGTTCATTGGTATTGAAATGATGGAAAACCTGCATCATTTAGGATTAAAAGTATCCTTGGTTGAAATGGCACCACAAGTGATGGGCATGTTCGATTATGAAATGGCTCAAATCATCCACCAAAACATTGCGAATCAAGGGGTTGAACTCATTTTAAATGATGGTGTGAAATCTTTTGATCAACAAGGTAAGCAAATCACTTTATCCTCAGGTAAAGTCATCAATACCGATTTAATCATTTTCGCGATTGGTGTTCGTCCAGACAATGCGCTCGCAAAAGAGGCTGGATTGGCATTATCTGACCGCGGGTCTGTCAAAGTCAATGAGTATATGTTGACATCTAATCCAGATATTTACGCGATTGGTGACGTTGTTGAAGTACCTAACCGTGTTTCAAATCAAATGATGATGGCCGCACTTGCTGGTCCTGCAAACCGTCAAGGTCGTATTGTTGCGAATCACATTTGTGGCATTCAAGAAGCTTATCAAGGCACATTAGCAACCTCAGCTGCTAAAATCTTTGACCAAACCGTTTCATCCACAGGTCTCAATGAAAAACAAGTGAAGAACCTCGGTTGGAACTTTAAAGTATTACACATTCACCCAAGCAATCATGCGTCTTATTACCCAGGTTCGGAACCGATTTCGTTAAAAGTCATTTTTAACCCAGAGACCGAAGAAATTTACGGGGCTCAAGCGATAGGTGGCGATGGTGTAGACAAACGTATCGACGTTTTAGCAACCGCCATTTTCGCGAAAGTAAAAATTACTGACCTCAAAAACATCGATTTGGCTTATGCACCACCGTATTCATCCGCTAAAGACCCAGTCAACATGGTTGGTTATGTCGCAGAAAATATGATTAAGGGCTTGACCAAAGTCGTTACATGGCATGAAATTCAAGAATTGGCTGCTAAAGGGGCTTATATTTTGGATATTCGTGAAAATGCTGAAGTTCTCATCAATTATTTATCCGGTTCGGTCCATGTGCCACTCTCTGAGTTACGTTCCCGTTTAGGTGAATTACCGAAAACAGAAACCATTTATGTTTACTGTCAAGTCGGTACCCGTGGTTATACAGCACAACGCATCTTATCACAACACGGATTTAACGCCATTAACTTAGATGGTGGATTCAAATCATTCTCATGTGTATTTGATGCCAATGGTAGTGAAGTTTGTTTCTTCCCGGTCAATGAATTGGGCGACCCAGTATCAAAACCAGTGGTTGAAGAAACCCCAGTATCCAATAAGAGTGTGGTTGTCGTGGATGCTTGTGGCCTACAATGTCCTGGCCCAATCATGAAAGTATATCAAACCATGGAAGGGATGCAACCAGGGGAAATGCTTGAAGTCAAAGCGTCTGACCCAGGTTTCATGAAAGACATTCAAACATGGGCGACCAAGACCGGTAACACCTTGGTTAATATTGCGAAAGAAAATAAAACCATCACTGCCAAACTTCAAAAAGGCAAACCGGTGAAAGCAGAAAAAGAAGATCCGAAAAATGGATCAACCATCGTGGTATTCTCTGAAGATTTAGATAAAGCTATCGCCGCATTCATCATTGCGACTGGGGCTAAATCGATGGGTAAAGATGTCTCCTTATTCTTCACCTTCTGGGGATTAAATATCTTACGTAAGCCAAAACATGTACGTGTTAAGAAATCATTCATTGAAAAGATGTTTGGCTTTATGATGCCAAAAGGCACTGAAAAATTACCAATTTCCAAGATGAATATGCTTGGCATGGGTCCAAAAATGATTCGTTATATCATGAAGAAGAAAAACGTGGATTCGTTACAAACCTTGATGAACAATGCGATGTCCATGGGTGTTAAGATTACTGCTTGCGCCATGTCGATGGATATCATGGGTATTAAAAAAGAAGAACTCATTGATGGCATCGAAATTGCAGGTGTCGCAACCTATTTAGGCGATACCCAATCATCCAATCATAACTTATTCATATAA